A window of Hymenobacter aerilatus contains these coding sequences:
- a CDS encoding SusC/RagA family TonB-linked outer membrane protein, with product MRKTVPKLRWLAVPALLCGLPLLPVAVQAATPATDFLSGTLLPVADAPVAGRVVDEKGAALPGVNVVVKGTNNGTQTDADGRYTLTVPDGATLVFSFVGYTAQEVSVGGRSTINLALAPDSRALGDVVVVGYLTENRQNVTSAVAPLDVKEANKTPVPTVTQALQGRVAGVQVTGSGGPGATPIINIRGIGTLGNASSGPLYIIDGLWTDNIRDLNPNDIETLNILKDASSTAVYGSRGANGVVQITTKKGKAGAPSISFNSYRGVDNVYKTYNLTNASEWADRAVIAYRNAGLDPLNNGQNSLAGAVKGPGGAFNPNVDTDWQKEFFQTGTLEDYNLSFSGGSSGEKYNSNYLISGEYFHQEGIVKGPDFKRYSLRLNSGLTKGRFRLQENAQLTHINTTLLNGAPFIDVLTIIPSIPVYDPANLGGFGTGSSVLNSFATNPIGAQSLLRRTQADNRLAGNVSAEYSFFDFLTYRLNVAMDGHTYSNADAQKLGIIRQNTAINTSSLNEFLGYDLFLLAENTLNFNKRLGDHGVNALLGYSEQSYRQHNVQAGAQGFTSSPQYYFELSAGPRVGVVQGSSFEYTKRSFFGQATYDYKNRYLASLSARRDGSSRFTPENRWGNFWAASLGWRISEEDFFKDAVPAINNLKLRASYGTNGNDALNGPYGGSYLPYPIIGQNVNYVIGTGQTIVNGSSQLALASPDIRWEDRRTRNIGLDLSVLDSRLSLSADYYISETRNALAPVQVLTYLGHFGNDIYQNAGTIENRGFELGLGYHETKGDFTYGADFNLTTLKNEITAVPTVGQTFGGGEGVTRSQLGTSLGEFYLIPFDGIFQSNDEVANYKSSNGTIIQPYASAGDVRYRDVNDDGKIDNADRVFAGKSIPNLVMGLNLNAAYKGFDLSVFLQSSSGNKVYNQAKLALESYNGPNNYDADVTPWSVDNPSSTTPRLLQGGGLGNLGQAAASNALFNSTRWLENGNYVRLKNVQLGYTLPTSVTSKVPSLGSVRVYVTGRNILTFTKYSGFDPETTGTGFYSRGVDNSSYPNVRSFIGGLQVNF from the coding sequence ATGAGAAAGACAGTACCCAAATTGCGTTGGCTAGCTGTGCCAGCACTGCTCTGCGGTTTACCCCTATTGCCCGTAGCAGTGCAGGCAGCTACTCCAGCAACCGATTTCTTATCAGGTACCCTACTGCCTGTCGCCGATGCGCCCGTTGCAGGGCGTGTGGTGGATGAAAAAGGGGCCGCCCTACCCGGTGTAAATGTGGTAGTGAAAGGCACCAACAACGGCACCCAAACCGATGCTGACGGCCGCTATACCCTGACTGTACCCGATGGTGCTACCCTAGTATTCTCCTTTGTCGGATATACCGCGCAAGAGGTGTCTGTAGGCGGCCGTAGCACTATCAATCTGGCTCTAGCGCCAGATTCACGGGCCTTGGGCGATGTAGTAGTGGTGGGGTACCTGACTGAGAACCGGCAGAACGTGACCAGCGCCGTGGCGCCACTGGATGTAAAGGAAGCAAATAAGACTCCGGTACCTACTGTGACGCAGGCATTGCAAGGGCGGGTAGCAGGCGTACAAGTAACAGGCTCGGGTGGTCCCGGCGCCACACCTATTATCAATATCCGCGGTATTGGCACATTGGGTAATGCCAGCAGTGGCCCATTGTACATCATCGATGGTTTATGGACGGATAATATCCGCGACCTGAACCCCAATGATATTGAGACGCTAAACATTCTGAAAGATGCTTCTTCTACGGCCGTGTATGGTTCGAGGGGAGCTAACGGGGTAGTACAGATCACTACTAAAAAAGGCAAGGCCGGGGCGCCATCCATTAGCTTCAATAGCTACCGGGGCGTCGATAATGTGTATAAAACCTACAACCTAACCAACGCCAGTGAGTGGGCTGATCGTGCTGTTATCGCGTATCGCAATGCTGGCCTAGACCCGCTCAACAACGGTCAGAACAGTTTGGCTGGGGCTGTTAAAGGTCCTGGCGGAGCCTTCAACCCTAATGTAGATACCGATTGGCAAAAGGAATTTTTCCAGACCGGTACGCTGGAAGATTATAACCTCTCCTTTTCGGGAGGTTCTTCGGGAGAAAAGTACAACTCCAATTACCTGATTTCGGGTGAATATTTTCATCAAGAAGGCATTGTGAAAGGTCCTGATTTTAAACGATACAGCTTGCGTTTAAACTCAGGTCTCACGAAAGGTCGTTTCCGCTTGCAGGAAAACGCCCAGCTCACGCATATCAACACGACACTGCTGAACGGAGCACCGTTTATTGATGTGCTTACAATTATTCCTAGTATTCCGGTATACGACCCGGCAAATCTGGGAGGCTTCGGTACAGGCTCATCGGTGCTGAACTCGTTCGCTACCAACCCCATTGGAGCACAGTCGCTGCTACGCCGCACGCAGGCAGACAACCGGTTGGCAGGCAACGTTAGTGCCGAGTACTCTTTCTTTGATTTCCTGACCTATCGGCTAAATGTGGCCATGGATGGCCATACCTACAGCAATGCCGATGCGCAGAAACTGGGTATCATACGCCAGAACACAGCCATCAATACGTCGTCGCTGAACGAGTTTTTGGGCTACGACCTATTCCTGCTGGCTGAGAATACGCTGAATTTCAACAAGCGTCTTGGTGACCACGGCGTGAATGCGTTGTTGGGCTACTCGGAGCAAAGCTACCGCCAGCACAACGTGCAGGCAGGCGCGCAAGGCTTTACTAGCTCGCCACAGTATTACTTCGAGTTGAGCGCCGGCCCTCGGGTAGGGGTAGTGCAAGGGTCCTCGTTTGAGTACACCAAGCGCTCCTTCTTCGGGCAGGCTACCTACGACTACAAGAACCGCTACTTGGCTTCGCTTAGCGCCCGCCGCGACGGTTCATCGCGCTTCACCCCTGAGAACCGGTGGGGTAATTTCTGGGCAGCGTCGCTGGGCTGGCGCATCTCGGAGGAGGATTTTTTTAAGGATGCTGTACCGGCTATCAACAACCTGAAGCTGCGAGCCAGCTACGGCACCAATGGCAACGATGCACTGAATGGTCCTTACGGAGGCAGCTACTTGCCCTACCCCATCATTGGGCAAAACGTGAATTACGTTATCGGCACCGGCCAGACAATTGTAAACGGCTCTTCGCAGTTGGCACTGGCTAGCCCCGATATTCGGTGGGAAGACCGCCGCACTCGCAACATTGGTCTGGATTTGAGCGTGCTTGACAGTCGCTTGAGCTTGTCAGCTGACTACTATATTTCTGAAACCCGCAACGCACTGGCGCCAGTGCAGGTGCTCACCTACCTCGGCCACTTCGGCAACGATATCTACCAGAACGCGGGCACTATCGAAAACCGGGGCTTTGAATTAGGCCTGGGTTATCACGAGACAAAAGGTGACTTCACCTACGGTGCTGATTTCAACCTGACAACCCTCAAAAACGAAATTACGGCCGTCCCGACCGTAGGACAGACGTTTGGTGGTGGCGAAGGCGTAACCCGCTCGCAATTAGGTACGTCGCTGGGCGAGTTCTACCTGATTCCGTTCGATGGTATTTTCCAATCGAACGATGAAGTAGCGAATTACAAAAGCTCTAATGGTACCATCATTCAACCCTATGCCTCGGCTGGTGACGTACGCTATAGAGACGTAAACGACGACGGCAAGATTGATAATGCCGACCGCGTATTCGCAGGCAAATCCATCCCAAACCTAGTGATGGGCCTGAACTTGAATGCCGCCTATAAAGGTTTCGACCTGTCGGTATTCCTGCAATCTTCCAGTGGCAACAAGGTTTACAACCAAGCCAAACTGGCTTTGGAAAGCTATAACGGCCCCAATAACTACGACGCCGATGTGACTCCGTGGTCGGTTGACAATCCTTCGAGCACTACACCGCGTCTGTTGCAGGGTGGTGGCTTAGGCAACCTAGGGCAAGCGGCAGCTTCTAACGCTCTATTCAACAGCACACGCTGGTTGGAAAACGGCAATTATGTGCGCCTGAAAAACGTGCAGCTGGGCTATACCCTACCTACGAGCGTAACCAGCAAAGTGCCCAGCTTGGGCAGCGTACGGGTATACGTGACGGGGCGCAACATTCTGACCTTCACCAAATATTCGGGCTTCGACCCGGAGACAACTGGCACAGGCTTCTACAGCCGCGGTGTAGACAACAGCTCCTACCCCAACGTGCGCAGCTTCATTGGCGGCTTGCAAGTGAACTTCTAA
- a CDS encoding helix-turn-helix domain-containing protein: MQNLLILADSPEAFRELLRNSLAELLPTTPAATAPDTLLTIPEVCKEFGVSKTTLTEWTKNGIVPFVRLGRRMYFERSQVLEAGRTHKKYQHRKG, encoded by the coding sequence ATGCAAAACCTACTTATCCTAGCTGACAGCCCGGAGGCATTCCGGGAACTGCTCCGCAACTCCCTCGCAGAGTTGCTACCCACCACGCCGGCGGCTACCGCCCCCGATACATTGTTGACTATTCCGGAAGTCTGCAAGGAGTTCGGCGTGTCTAAAACCACCTTGACAGAGTGGACTAAGAACGGCATTGTACCTTTCGTGCGCCTAGGGCGGCGTATGTATTTTGAAAGGTCACAAGTATTGGAAGCTGGCCGGACGCATAAGAAGTACCAACACCGCAAGGGCTAG
- a CDS encoding DUF294 nucleotidyltransferase-like domain-containing protein, with product MDNVLAFLRTVEPFQLLPDDVLAGVAELVEEVYHSRETLLYQQGTSKLRALDIIVEGAYDTFFYDSEQRKRLPLTYPAGTCYGGISILLHKKRSIRTVVVRARTRVLTLPRRDFRALCVSYPEFFHFFTARYGEQMLNEEFAHFVKPRDTPEQNFLVADQLFSRRVETLEMRPITACTLDTPIYEAAQRMAAAKVSCLFVADTQGTIVGYCTDITLRDSVIAQRLDANRPVADVLATPLVTVSSNVYVYEAILKMFQTKTRYLLVEREGEFLGFLSRNKLLSDLAQSPFMFIQAVKLAQSTHELKRRWDQVPEIVQQLLGRGVKSEIVNQVITAVADAIALKVIDNVLAEHGPAPARFVFMVLGSEGRQEQTLVTDQDNAIIYEDKANEQRELVRAYFLRFAEAVSDQLNHIGLHYCTGGFMAKNHKWTHSLSHWKRNYQEWLRESNPENVMRFATFFDCRYLYGDESIMDELQAFLHQELQKPSERFFRFMAQNALQYEPPLTFLRNIRTFVQGTQKVFDLKRTMTPIVDLVRVYALQHQIFRTNTGERLALLRERGVFREKEYQELLQAYYYLMGMRLNKQANQLLQDRTAPTNYVDPTTLTQVEQVTLKEIFKVIQDFQLKIKVGFTKSF from the coding sequence ATGGATAACGTTCTGGCTTTTTTGCGCACTGTGGAACCCTTCCAGCTCCTCCCCGACGACGTACTGGCGGGGGTAGCCGAGTTGGTGGAGGAGGTCTACCACTCTCGCGAAACCCTTCTCTACCAGCAAGGAACCAGCAAGTTGCGGGCACTGGATATTATTGTAGAGGGCGCCTACGACACGTTCTTTTATGATAGTGAGCAGCGCAAGCGCCTACCCCTCACCTACCCGGCCGGCACGTGCTACGGGGGCATTTCTATTTTGCTGCACAAAAAACGCTCTATCCGGACGGTGGTGGTGCGCGCCCGCACGCGGGTGCTCACCCTACCCCGCCGCGACTTTCGGGCCCTATGCGTGTCTTACCCCGAGTTCTTTCACTTTTTCACGGCGCGCTACGGCGAGCAGATGCTCAACGAGGAGTTTGCCCATTTTGTGAAACCCCGCGACACACCCGAGCAGAACTTTCTGGTAGCCGACCAGCTGTTTTCACGCCGCGTGGAGACGTTGGAGATGCGTCCCATCACAGCCTGCACGCTCGATACGCCCATCTACGAGGCCGCGCAGCGCATGGCGGCGGCCAAGGTGAGCTGCCTGTTTGTGGCCGACACTCAGGGCACGATTGTGGGCTACTGCACCGACATCACGCTGCGCGACTCCGTGATTGCCCAACGCCTCGATGCCAACCGCCCCGTGGCCGACGTGCTGGCTACGCCGCTGGTCACGGTGAGCAGCAATGTGTATGTGTATGAGGCTATTCTGAAAATGTTTCAGACCAAGACGCGCTACCTGCTGGTAGAGCGCGAGGGCGAGTTTCTGGGCTTTTTGAGCCGCAACAAGCTCCTGAGCGATTTGGCGCAGTCGCCGTTTATGTTCATTCAGGCCGTGAAGCTGGCCCAGAGCACCCACGAGTTGAAGCGCCGCTGGGACCAGGTACCCGAGATTGTGCAACAGCTACTAGGTAGGGGCGTGAAGTCGGAAATCGTGAACCAGGTGATTACCGCTGTAGCCGATGCCATTGCCCTCAAGGTGATTGACAACGTGCTAGCCGAGCACGGCCCTGCGCCCGCTCGCTTCGTGTTTATGGTGTTGGGCAGCGAGGGTAGGCAGGAGCAAACCCTGGTGACGGACCAGGACAACGCCATTATCTATGAAGACAAAGCCAATGAGCAGCGCGAACTGGTGCGCGCCTACTTCCTGCGCTTCGCCGAGGCCGTGTCCGATCAGCTCAATCACATTGGGCTGCACTACTGCACGGGCGGCTTTATGGCTAAAAACCACAAATGGACGCACTCGCTCTCGCACTGGAAACGCAACTACCAGGAATGGCTGCGCGAGTCGAACCCCGAAAACGTGATGCGCTTCGCTACCTTTTTCGACTGCCGCTACCTCTACGGCGACGAGTCTATCATGGACGAGCTGCAAGCATTTCTGCACCAGGAACTGCAAAAGCCTTCCGAGCGCTTTTTCCGGTTTATGGCCCAAAATGCCCTGCAATACGAGCCACCACTTACCTTTCTGCGCAATATTCGCACGTTTGTACAGGGAACCCAAAAGGTGTTCGACCTCAAGCGCACCATGACGCCCATTGTGGACCTGGTGCGGGTGTACGCGCTGCAACATCAGATTTTCCGGACGAATACTGGCGAGCGGCTGGCTCTGCTGCGCGAGCGGGGCGTATTCCGCGAGAAAGAATATCAGGAGCTATTGCAGGCCTACTACTACCTGATGGGCATGCGCCTGAACAAGCAAGCCAACCAGCTGCTGCAAGACCGCACCGCCCCCACCAACTACGTCGACCCGACCACCCTCACGCAGGTGGAGCAGGTCACGCTGAAAGAGATTTTCAAGGTGATCCAGGACTTCCAGCTGAAAATCAAAGTGGGCTTCACGAAGTCGTTTTAG
- a CDS encoding 3'-5' exonuclease: MAADFLLFVDTETTGLPTRWDRPYAEEGHWPHVAQLAWQVYTAAGELVCSDAGYLRVPAGTMPAEAVAVHGLTEDFLHAHGGAPRPVLERLHHDLLHYRPQVIGHFLQLDFHVLGAAFQRVGLSNPLPALPQFCTMFSSRPLSLRGHYLKLADLHEYLFQEPLPRLHDAESDAAATARCFFEMRRRGLFATTAPTLPRLVPPAPRSFWAQHQLPITVGAALFFLLLYWLIYG; the protein is encoded by the coding sequence GTGGCTGCTGATTTCCTGCTGTTTGTTGATACGGAAACCACCGGCCTACCCACCCGCTGGGACCGACCCTATGCCGAAGAAGGCCACTGGCCGCACGTGGCGCAACTGGCCTGGCAGGTGTACACGGCCGCTGGGGAGCTGGTATGTTCCGATGCGGGCTACCTGCGCGTGCCAGCTGGCACCATGCCGGCCGAGGCCGTTGCCGTGCATGGTCTCACCGAAGACTTTTTGCACGCCCACGGCGGCGCCCCCCGCCCCGTGCTGGAGCGCCTGCACCACGATTTACTGCACTACCGCCCACAGGTAATCGGTCATTTTCTCCAACTCGATTTTCACGTGCTGGGCGCGGCGTTTCAGCGGGTAGGCCTGTCGAATCCGTTGCCGGCCTTGCCGCAGTTTTGCACTATGTTCAGCAGCAGGCCCCTGAGCTTGCGCGGGCACTACCTGAAGCTGGCCGACCTGCACGAGTATCTCTTTCAGGAACCGCTGCCCCGCCTGCACGATGCCGAGAGCGATGCTGCCGCCACGGCCCGCTGCTTTTTCGAAATGCGCCGCCGGGGGCTGTTTGCCACCACGGCCCCTACCCTACCCCGGCTGGTGCCCCCAGCGCCCCGCTCCTTTTGGGCGCAACACCAACTTCCCATCACCGTAGGTGCAGCGCTGTTCTTTCTCCTTCTCTATTGGTTGATCTATGGATAA
- a CDS encoding site-specific integrase, with amino-acid sequence MLRIKYYLTDGNADGETAIYAACYLEGKRKKIYLPLAVPPDQWDAKNQKYRRNFPNFSDANLLLKRLTEQLEAAALALAVKGKLPTVEDLREVVAKTVGGAQPNAPAGLLELLEQWIESSRRDKTESTVKSYKTLLKHLTAYAKLRRLRLEFSNVDFAFCEGFKSYLLRTAGIANTSVNNNVKYLKAFLNATFEQGLHEFAHFKRFRKLEDLQPEVVYLTRAEKEAVATLNLDYMPRLEQTRDVFLFECETGLRFSDVQALRPEQIQDGYVLVTTLKTSDLLKIPLSPLALAILRKYAGRSESWALPVKSNQKSNADLKQIARLARLTSPTTTTQLRGKERKATTRPKYELISTHTARRTFVTLALEGGMRPETVMRITGHKDYKTLHRYLKITDAVVQDEFKEYVERQAAPLMRVG; translated from the coding sequence ATGCTACGTATCAAATACTATCTGACCGACGGCAACGCCGACGGCGAAACGGCTATTTATGCCGCCTGTTACCTGGAAGGGAAACGGAAAAAGATTTACCTCCCCCTCGCGGTACCGCCGGATCAGTGGGACGCGAAGAATCAGAAGTACCGCCGCAACTTCCCTAACTTCTCGGATGCAAACCTGCTGCTCAAACGACTAACGGAGCAGCTAGAGGCCGCTGCGCTGGCCCTCGCCGTTAAGGGCAAGCTACCCACGGTAGAAGATTTGCGCGAAGTAGTAGCCAAGACAGTAGGCGGCGCACAACCCAACGCCCCCGCCGGGCTGCTAGAGCTGCTGGAGCAGTGGATAGAATCCAGCCGCCGCGACAAAACCGAAAGCACGGTAAAGAGCTACAAGACGCTGCTCAAACACTTAACCGCCTACGCCAAGCTCCGCCGCCTCCGGCTGGAGTTTAGCAACGTAGATTTTGCTTTCTGTGAGGGTTTCAAAAGCTATCTGCTCCGTACGGCCGGCATTGCTAATACCTCTGTTAACAACAACGTAAAGTACCTCAAAGCCTTTCTAAACGCCACCTTTGAGCAGGGCCTACATGAGTTTGCCCACTTCAAACGGTTCCGCAAGCTGGAGGACTTGCAGCCGGAGGTAGTCTACCTCACGCGGGCGGAGAAAGAGGCCGTAGCTACGCTAAATCTGGACTATATGCCCCGCCTGGAGCAGACGCGGGACGTATTCCTATTTGAGTGCGAAACCGGCCTACGGTTCTCCGACGTGCAAGCCCTCCGACCGGAGCAGATACAGGATGGGTACGTGCTGGTTACGACCCTGAAAACCTCTGACCTACTGAAAATACCTCTTTCGCCGTTGGCGCTGGCTATCCTACGCAAGTACGCCGGCCGCTCCGAAAGCTGGGCCCTACCCGTAAAGAGCAACCAAAAGAGCAACGCCGATTTAAAGCAGATTGCCCGGCTGGCCCGCCTCACCTCCCCTACCACTACTACCCAACTTCGCGGCAAAGAGCGCAAAGCCACTACCCGGCCTAAGTACGAGTTGATTTCTACTCACACCGCCCGCCGCACTTTTGTAACGCTGGCACTGGAGGGAGGAATGCGGCCGGAAACAGTGATGCGAATTACCGGCCACAAAGATTACAAGACGCTACACCGTTACCTCAAAATAACGGATGCAGTAGTGCAGGATGAATTTAAAGAATATGTTGAACGGCAGGCCGCACCATTGATGCGGGTTGGATAA
- a CDS encoding RagB/SusD family nutrient uptake outer membrane protein: MKIHKIAALFLLSSGLLLTTSCEKDLLDQSNPNAPDTSQFWKTQDDAVKGVYACYSGLQQYACYGHSWQFMAARSDESYSQSPFVELANFTRFITPDNNFFISSFAWNDYYRTIFRTNQVLTHVPDIDMDATLKNRLLGEAQFVRALSYFDLAYFFGNVPLILVEPVVTTRAPQATTAQIEEQIIADLTAAIPNLPLSYGDSEKGRVTKGAAQALLAKTYMMQRKYIEASALFTQIIGSGQYDLVANYLDNFTSTNENNRESVFEIQFVNSPLEVGQGQDNASASEAYDRPNFFGPPYYTFADVQPRLWLLNAYTDSTTAFAPGSTTRHMIDPRRDVSIISARNPDRFYGKTFAELIVERNYNPNQQYWRKYLNDRTRTTPEDFTSGINFRVIRYADVLLMQAEALTELNRVSDALPLVNRVRNRVGLASLTGSYSQEAMRQLIRTERAKELAGEGTRWFDILRYGLMDNQAGITELTSRDSDFTNFRLGVSKLLPIPQRDIDIDPNVKQNPGY; this comes from the coding sequence ATGAAAATACATAAAATAGCTGCTCTTTTTCTGCTCTCCAGCGGCTTGCTGCTGACTACGAGCTGCGAGAAGGATCTACTGGATCAGAGCAACCCCAATGCTCCAGATACCTCACAATTCTGGAAAACTCAGGATGATGCCGTTAAGGGCGTATACGCCTGCTACTCGGGCTTGCAGCAATATGCCTGCTACGGTCACTCATGGCAGTTTATGGCCGCCCGTTCCGACGAGTCGTACAGCCAAAGCCCCTTCGTGGAGCTGGCTAACTTCACGCGTTTCATCACGCCTGATAACAACTTCTTTATCTCGTCATTCGCCTGGAACGACTATTACCGCACTATCTTCCGCACCAACCAGGTGTTGACCCACGTGCCGGACATCGACATGGACGCGACGCTGAAAAACCGTCTGTTGGGCGAGGCGCAGTTCGTGCGGGCGCTTTCGTACTTCGATCTGGCTTACTTCTTCGGCAACGTGCCCCTGATTCTGGTAGAGCCGGTGGTGACTACCCGCGCTCCACAAGCTACTACGGCACAGATAGAAGAGCAAATCATTGCCGACCTCACGGCAGCCATTCCAAATCTGCCGCTATCGTACGGTGACTCCGAGAAGGGCCGCGTAACGAAAGGGGCTGCTCAGGCACTGCTGGCCAAAACGTATATGATGCAGCGTAAGTACATCGAAGCATCGGCACTATTCACGCAGATTATCGGCTCGGGCCAGTACGATCTGGTGGCTAATTATCTTGACAATTTCACCTCGACCAACGAAAATAACCGAGAGTCGGTGTTCGAGATTCAATTCGTGAACTCGCCATTGGAAGTAGGGCAGGGACAAGATAATGCGTCTGCATCAGAAGCATATGACCGGCCCAATTTCTTTGGCCCTCCCTATTATACTTTCGCCGACGTGCAGCCCCGTCTGTGGCTGCTAAACGCCTATACCGATTCTACAACTGCGTTTGCACCAGGCAGCACTACCCGGCACATGATTGATCCACGCCGGGACGTGTCCATCATCAGTGCTCGTAACCCCGACCGTTTCTACGGCAAAACTTTCGCTGAATTGATTGTAGAACGCAACTACAACCCCAACCAGCAGTACTGGCGCAAGTACCTGAACGACCGCACTCGCACAACTCCTGAGGATTTCACTTCGGGCATCAACTTCCGCGTGATCCGCTACGCCGACGTACTGCTGATGCAGGCCGAAGCGCTGACTGAGCTAAACCGAGTAAGCGACGCACTACCGTTGGTAAACCGCGTGCGGAACCGAGTAGGGCTGGCCTCACTCACAGGCAGCTATTCGCAGGAAGCTATGCGCCAGCTCATCCGTACTGAGCGCGCTAAGGAGCTGGCCGGGGAAGGCACACGTTGGTTTGACATTCTGCGCTATGGCTTAATGGATAACCAAGCTGGTATCACAGAACTGACTAGTCGCGATTCGGACTTCACCAACTTCCGTCTAGGCGTTTCTAAGCTGCTACCCATTCCACAACGGGATATCGATATTGACCCCAATGTGAAGCAGAATCCTGGCTACTAA